A window of Corallococcus macrosporus DSM 14697 contains these coding sequences:
- a CDS encoding LamG domain-containing protein gives MRPMYQYGAADLRHGQYIQLGGHCMLDLSGSASYAIGFWLRPRAPSYDGKLLESGSNWYLGLHGLKLMFRLSGSSQHQVSEIELRADRWQYVLINFESTGANAGRYTVYVDGTVLIEGSQSNIAGSTSPFVLGSSCDAQFFNVAFWSAMRSGDQLKPVWDVPQPDPTLAACFSFSDGSTADVSGHNQGQANLEHGAQVVMLAPSLRLVNGAAQPSPRDNLTTVADGGPFSVHAWFNVGAPSPFQDDSHTLFACQDGVSNEGLSLGLQWDGNGYNLQVTKSSANGGGQGWGHTLHLPPDTWHHLAATYDGSTLLIYLDGQLDMTIGGQVLPRLAQPVWLFGAQPSSTAPGGATYDFQGHLQAAGLWSRALTASEVQQYMSRDPSDVDGCVAYYAWNGIVLSNQVTGHPPLFLNTATPGIVTTPPSDSTPPPGAEVRGQQVAKADPPLPSAQQFFAAPVAFPTQKLLTQPQAQSVLASLEPLLAALPESTRERMRSLYRDNLNQGLARVGGPGGVPVGAFTGQVEGNHFVYYHHTARGRVEAGRMVLTVNTACIGWVVSVAATAFSMLLAAFGVGFAGANLISPIQKAVSESTALLNTVESVAKYSQQDVNSIIRIIKAFYTAGTLGKIFGAALTGSWFTIAANCTMLIAQVAALWATGGAYVAVVMLQLVANFALFLYVLTQKPDNC, from the coding sequence ATGAGACCCATGTATCAATACGGCGCTGCCGACCTCCGCCATGGCCAGTACATCCAACTCGGCGGGCATTGCATGCTCGACCTGAGTGGAAGCGCGTCCTACGCCATCGGCTTCTGGCTCCGGCCGCGCGCGCCCAGCTACGACGGCAAGCTGCTGGAGTCCGGCTCCAATTGGTACCTGGGCCTGCACGGCTTGAAGCTGATGTTCAGGCTCTCGGGCTCGTCACAGCATCAGGTCTCCGAAATCGAGCTGCGGGCCGACAGGTGGCAGTACGTCCTCATCAACTTCGAGTCGACCGGCGCCAACGCCGGCCGCTACACGGTGTACGTGGACGGCACGGTCCTCATTGAAGGGAGCCAGTCCAACATCGCGGGAAGCACGTCGCCGTTCGTGCTGGGCTCGTCCTGCGACGCGCAGTTCTTCAACGTCGCCTTCTGGTCCGCCATGCGCTCCGGCGACCAGCTCAAGCCGGTGTGGGACGTCCCGCAGCCGGACCCGACGCTCGCCGCCTGCTTCAGCTTCAGCGATGGCTCCACCGCGGATGTCTCCGGACACAACCAGGGGCAGGCGAACCTGGAGCACGGCGCGCAGGTGGTGATGCTGGCGCCGTCGCTGCGGCTGGTGAACGGCGCGGCGCAGCCCTCACCCCGCGACAACCTCACGACGGTCGCGGACGGCGGCCCCTTCAGCGTGCACGCGTGGTTCAACGTCGGCGCGCCCTCTCCCTTCCAGGACGATTCGCATACCCTGTTCGCGTGCCAGGACGGCGTCAGCAACGAGGGGCTCTCGCTGGGCCTGCAGTGGGACGGCAACGGGTACAATCTCCAGGTCACCAAATCCAGCGCCAACGGCGGCGGGCAGGGTTGGGGGCATACGCTGCATTTGCCTCCCGACACGTGGCACCACCTGGCGGCCACCTATGACGGCAGCACGCTGCTCATCTACCTGGACGGCCAGCTCGACATGACCATCGGCGGGCAGGTCCTGCCCCGGCTGGCGCAGCCCGTCTGGCTCTTCGGCGCCCAGCCAAGTTCCACCGCCCCCGGAGGCGCGACCTACGATTTCCAGGGCCACCTCCAGGCCGCGGGGCTCTGGTCCCGAGCGCTCACCGCCAGCGAGGTGCAGCAGTACATGTCGCGGGACCCCAGCGACGTCGACGGCTGCGTGGCGTACTACGCCTGGAATGGCATCGTCCTGAGCAACCAGGTGACGGGCCACCCGCCGCTGTTCCTCAACACGGCCACGCCTGGCATCGTCACCACGCCGCCGTCGGACTCCACGCCCCCGCCGGGGGCGGAGGTCAGGGGGCAGCAGGTGGCGAAGGCGGATCCGCCGCTGCCCTCCGCCCAGCAATTCTTCGCGGCGCCGGTGGCCTTCCCCACCCAGAAGCTGCTGACGCAGCCGCAGGCGCAGTCCGTGCTCGCCTCGCTGGAGCCCCTGCTGGCCGCGCTCCCCGAGTCAACGCGGGAGCGGATGCGGTCGCTCTACCGCGACAACCTGAACCAGGGGTTGGCGCGGGTGGGCGGCCCCGGGGGCGTGCCCGTGGGCGCCTTCACCGGCCAGGTGGAGGGCAACCACTTCGTCTATTACCACCACACCGCGCGGGGCAGGGTGGAGGCCGGCCGGATGGTGCTGACCGTCAACACCGCGTGCATCGGGTGGGTCGTCTCCGTGGCGGCGACGGCCTTCTCCATGCTGCTGGCGGCGTTCGGCGTGGGCTTCGCGGGGGCGAACCTCATCTCCCCCATCCAGAAGGCCGTCTCGGAGAGCACCGCGCTGCTCAACACGGTGGAGAGCGTGGCGAAGTACTCCCAACAGGACGTCAACAGCATCATCCGAATCATCAAGGCGTTCTACACGGCGGGGACCCTGGGCAAGATTTTCGGCGCCGCGCTGACGGGGAGCTGGTTCACCATCGCCGCCAACTGCACCATGCTCATCGCGCAGGTCGCCGCGCTCTGGGCCACGGGCGGCGCCTACGTGGCCGTCGTGATGCTCCAGTTGGTGGCCAACTTCGCCCTCTTCCTCTACGTCCTCACCCAGAAGCCCGACAACTGCTGA
- a CDS encoding SMI1/KNR4 family protein, which produces MPACSTPGSTKWRSSSQPVSLAEVERFEARLGVPLPAGFRALLLRAGAGAGPYYGVWRPKRIWDETNSLGCAVGRRGADLDISTTTGCMAWGAD; this is translated from the coding sequence ATGCCCGCGTGCTCCACGCCCGGGTCAACGAAGTGGAGAAGCTCGTCACAGCCCGTCAGCCTCGCCGAGGTTGAGCGCTTCGAGGCCCGACTCGGCGTTCCGCTCCCGGCCGGCTTCCGCGCGCTCCTCCTGAGAGCGGGCGCGGGCGCGGGGCCGTACTACGGCGTGTGGCGCCCCAAACGCATCTGGGATGAAACAAACAGTCTGGGATGCGCTGTGGGCCGCCGGGGAGCCGACCTGGACATCAGCACGACCACCGGCTGCATGGCTTGGGGGGCCGATTGA